The following coding sequences lie in one Pontibacter sp. G13 genomic window:
- a CDS encoding GtrA family protein has product MSQTPSSLISQVVEYFESFIPKRFHVHLQLLKFGGVGVLCFIIMMAMLAVFKEWMGMTPQWANAISSFLIIWINYWLSREIVFGKGTHKTQKEAGLFFLFAGISYLINLVLYDWYLDIFHFLHYQIVKILEVLTLAIFNFITRKFLVFRKKMEPATQS; this is encoded by the coding sequence ATGAGCCAAACCCCTTCATCCCTGATCTCTCAGGTGGTCGAGTACTTCGAATCCTTCATCCCGAAACGGTTTCATGTTCACCTCCAACTGCTCAAATTTGGCGGCGTGGGAGTCCTGTGCTTCATCATCATGATGGCCATGTTGGCGGTATTCAAGGAGTGGATGGGCATGACTCCACAATGGGCCAATGCAATCTCCTCATTTTTGATCATCTGGATCAATTATTGGCTCAGCCGCGAAATCGTCTTTGGCAAAGGCACCCACAAAACCCAAAAGGAAGCAGGCCTCTTTTTCTTATTCGCAGGCATCAGCTATCTCATCAACCTCGTCCTCTATGACTGGTACTTGGACATTTTCCATTTTCTCCACTACCAGATTGTCAAAATTTTAGAGGTCCTCACCTTGGCGATATTCAATTTCATCACCCGCAAGTTTCTCGTATTCCGCAAAAAGATGGAGCCAGCGACTCAATCCTAA
- a CDS encoding sodium/sugar symporter: MDHGFEMVDYIIFALYVVAIVIVGLLVSRNKKGQEKTQDDYFLAGRNLTWWAIGASLIAANISAEHFIGMSGSGYALGLGIAAYEWMAAITLIVVGKFFLPIFLKKGIYTMPQFLEGRFNKSVSSAFAVFWLIVYVFVNLTSVIYLGALAMESVLGISMFWGILGLAIVAGIYSIYGGLTAVAWTDVIQVIFLVGGGLVTTYMALEAVSPGSVMAGFDFVVKEAGDHFVMVMEKGEFFIPDGDGGMKDAYIDLPGLAVIIGAMWLTNMGYWGFNQYIIQKGLAARSMKDAQNGLVFAGFLKILIPLIVVIPGITAYVLLQHPEMLSESLGITLEAAKEMKLAKSDEAYPWLLTNFVPTGIKGLAFAALVAAIISSLASMVNSTSTIFSIDIYKSFINPKANDRQMVLVGRLVAVAALLIATATAYPLLGSLDQAFQYIQEYTGFVYPGVIAVFMTGLFWKQATSKAALVTAIITIPLGIFFKFALPETTPFLLRMGYVFVILVLATGVISLFDKSRKVEDAPMEAGKAKGIMTTSYVLGGLSILCLVLGIAFSGTYANIAFESVFITATLLGMLSVILYTNVKMGTKDANALEFDVENFKTDAIYNVGALIITVIVGGLYYIFW; encoded by the coding sequence ATGGACCACGGATTTGAAATGGTGGACTATATCATTTTTGCCCTCTACGTTGTGGCGATTGTGATTGTCGGTCTGCTAGTTTCCCGAAACAAAAAAGGACAAGAAAAGACCCAGGATGACTACTTCCTCGCGGGAAGAAACTTGACCTGGTGGGCGATTGGAGCCTCGCTCATTGCAGCAAACATTTCAGCAGAGCACTTTATCGGGATGTCTGGCTCTGGATACGCACTCGGACTTGGAATCGCCGCCTACGAATGGATGGCAGCCATCACGCTGATTGTCGTAGGTAAATTTTTCCTCCCCATCTTCTTGAAGAAAGGCATCTACACCATGCCTCAGTTCCTCGAAGGCCGATTCAACAAGAGCGTCAGCTCTGCATTTGCGGTCTTCTGGCTCATCGTTTACGTATTTGTCAATTTGACCTCTGTCATCTATCTGGGAGCTTTGGCCATGGAATCCGTACTCGGGATCTCTATGTTCTGGGGCATCTTGGGATTGGCCATTGTGGCAGGTATCTACTCCATCTATGGAGGTCTGACCGCAGTAGCTTGGACAGATGTGATTCAGGTGATCTTCCTCGTTGGAGGTGGCTTGGTGACTACTTACATGGCATTGGAAGCAGTTTCTCCTGGATCTGTCATGGCAGGGTTTGACTTTGTCGTGAAAGAAGCAGGCGACCACTTCGTGATGGTCATGGAAAAAGGAGAGTTCTTCATCCCTGATGGTGATGGAGGCATGAAAGACGCATACATCGACCTTCCCGGTCTGGCCGTGATCATCGGCGCCATGTGGCTCACCAATATGGGTTACTGGGGATTCAACCAGTACATCATCCAAAAAGGATTGGCTGCTCGTTCCATGAAGGACGCTCAGAATGGTCTGGTATTCGCAGGTTTCCTCAAGATCCTCATCCCACTGATCGTTGTGATCCCGGGCATTACCGCTTATGTCCTGCTGCAACATCCTGAGATGCTTTCCGAATCTCTCGGAATCACCCTCGAAGCCGCCAAAGAAATGAAGCTCGCCAAATCTGACGAAGCTTATCCTTGGTTGTTGACCAACTTCGTACCTACCGGAATCAAAGGTCTTGCGTTTGCCGCTCTCGTAGCTGCGATCATCTCTTCTTTGGCGTCTATGGTGAACTCTACTTCCACCATCTTCTCCATCGACATCTACAAGTCATTCATCAACCCCAAAGCCAATGACCGCCAAATGGTCCTCGTTGGACGTCTGGTTGCTGTTGCCGCCTTGTTGATCGCCACCGCGACTGCATATCCATTGTTGGGTAGTCTCGACCAAGCATTCCAATATATTCAGGAATACACCGGATTCGTTTATCCTGGGGTAATCGCCGTATTTATGACGGGCTTGTTCTGGAAGCAAGCAACTTCCAAAGCTGCTTTGGTAACCGCCATCATTACCATCCCATTGGGCATCTTCTTTAAGTTTGCCTTGCCAGAAACGACTCCATTCCTACTTCGAATGGGATATGTATTCGTGATCTTGGTATTGGCTACAGGGGTCATCAGCTTGTTTGACAAGTCTCGCAAGGTAGAAGACGCTCCGATGGAAGCTGGAAAAGCGAAAGGCATCATGACCACCAGCTACGTATTGGGTGGACTTTCCATCCTCTGCTTGGTATTGGGCATCGCATTCTCTGGAACCTATGCCAATATCGCTTTTGAGTCTGTATTCATCACTGCCACCTTGTTGGGCATGCTTAGCGTCATCCTGTACACCAATGTCAAAATGGGTACAAAAGATGCCAACGCACTCGAATTCGACGTAGAAAACTTCAAGACCGATGCCATCTACAATGTAGGGGCATTGATCATCACTGTGATCGTTGGAGGCTTGTACTACATCTTCTGGTAG
- a CDS encoding sulfotransferase, whose product MSSLVRKSLHAFVPSNFHNVAHLAKNLIQHPHSAGKMAMVYAGLGVVVSPFDKAMKIREAKLHPDALTPEHPVIFVCGAPRSGTTMMGQSLIKTLDVHFFNNLTSLFPHAPITAQRWFKSWVQLDRERMKISSLYGRTARLKDPNDGLYFWDKWRGTHDRKEIPTALSEGAETEIPRFFAKMEAQYGLPVLQKNNSLNTFAHLVAPILPTAQFVCMDRDPVYHAQSLLLARRFIHNDDLISYGTQGYEGIDPMHSGVESVCHQVVFHKEIAKRQQALVGADRFRIISYEDFCEQPAETIDQLAKDILGSSPGLDNLRKNMAQIQASTKQKLSDEEFGFIQDFFQRWELEQAAHHTSDTQPTESAQSPKVSKVGKPNAR is encoded by the coding sequence ATGTCTTCGCTGGTTAGGAAATCTCTGCACGCATTCGTCCCATCGAATTTTCACAATGTAGCGCATCTTGCCAAGAACCTGATTCAACACCCCCATTCTGCGGGCAAAATGGCCATGGTATATGCTGGTCTGGGAGTAGTGGTGTCTCCATTTGACAAGGCAATGAAAATTCGGGAAGCGAAACTTCATCCCGATGCACTGACCCCCGAACATCCGGTTATCTTCGTTTGTGGTGCCCCTCGAAGCGGAACCACCATGATGGGACAATCTCTCATCAAAACGCTGGATGTCCATTTCTTCAACAACCTCACTTCCCTCTTTCCCCATGCACCCATCACTGCACAACGATGGTTCAAGTCTTGGGTCCAATTGGATCGTGAGCGGATGAAGATTAGCAGCTTGTACGGCCGTACCGCCAGATTGAAAGATCCCAATGACGGGCTTTATTTTTGGGACAAATGGCGGGGTACGCACGATCGCAAGGAAATCCCTACCGCACTTTCTGAAGGTGCTGAGACAGAAATCCCTCGATTCTTTGCCAAAATGGAGGCCCAATACGGACTTCCTGTCTTGCAAAAGAACAACAGCCTCAACACATTTGCCCATCTCGTAGCCCCGATTCTACCTACGGCCCAGTTTGTCTGTATGGATCGAGACCCCGTGTATCATGCACAATCGTTGTTGCTGGCGCGGAGATTCATCCACAACGATGATCTGATCTCCTACGGAACCCAAGGATATGAGGGGATAGATCCTATGCACTCTGGCGTTGAATCCGTTTGTCATCAGGTGGTTTTCCACAAGGAAATCGCCAAACGCCAGCAGGCATTGGTGGGAGCCGATAGATTCCGGATCATTTCATACGAGGACTTTTGTGAGCAGCCCGCCGAGACAATTGATCAGTTGGCGAAGGATATCTTGGGCAGCTCTCCGGGATTGGATAATTTGCGCAAGAATATGGCTCAGATTCAAGCTTCCACCAAGCAAAAGCTCTCCGATGAGGAATTCGGATTTATTCAGGATTTCTTCCAAAGATGGGAACTTGAGCAGGCCGCGCACCATACCTCCGATACCCAACCCACAGAATCTGCCCAGTCTCCCAAGGTCTCGAAGGTCGGAAAACCGAATGCCCGCTGA
- a CDS encoding glycosyltransferase family 39 protein gives MEKYKSLFPFLPLLAWYLLFIVLMAKPEFHGDEIRYTSHVEMILNGQYTDADNPNIRHGPLFPMTLLPIAWVGLPWLFGKILNAFWLVGGMMFLYEVLRKGMGHRPALIAVYIVGLFPTLQAEIMYLAYEPLAVFLMCGYLYYLVSAMEPDGNIRQAIFAGLFLGGLALTKTMIGHVTITMAILTLGVAIWKRTPAVWRGFWVHVSAIVAFIPYLLFMYSLTGKPFFWGNQGGEILYWKTSPHAGEFGSWFQSAKVLRGDRIPDLTASGNEQLIERHQSVFQSIQGKSFIEQDEALKAIAKENLKKHPEAFVANSAASFVRLWFNFPFSYTPQKMTTLFHLIPGMLLLVMLGISLLIGLWNLPRMPMPLVYGMLFAMIYIGGITLLNGRTRHLIPIMPILIWFISYVWTHWIKLSIAGPSSPEFSQTNT, from the coding sequence ATGGAAAAATACAAGTCTCTCTTTCCATTTCTGCCACTGCTTGCCTGGTATCTGCTGTTCATTGTCCTCATGGCCAAACCGGAATTTCACGGTGATGAGATTCGGTACACGTCCCATGTAGAGATGATCCTCAACGGGCAATATACTGACGCGGACAATCCCAATATTCGTCATGGGCCTTTGTTTCCCATGACCCTGCTTCCGATTGCATGGGTGGGACTGCCTTGGCTATTCGGCAAAATCCTCAATGCATTCTGGCTCGTCGGCGGAATGATGTTCCTCTATGAAGTCCTCCGAAAAGGCATGGGACATCGACCCGCGTTGATCGCTGTGTACATCGTAGGACTCTTTCCGACGTTGCAGGCGGAGATCATGTATCTAGCCTATGAACCGCTGGCGGTGTTTCTGATGTGTGGGTACCTCTATTATCTCGTTTCCGCCATGGAACCCGATGGGAATATCCGACAGGCAATTTTTGCCGGGTTGTTTCTGGGGGGATTGGCACTGACCAAAACCATGATCGGACACGTCACGATTACGATGGCGATCCTGACCTTGGGCGTGGCGATCTGGAAGCGGACGCCAGCTGTATGGCGAGGATTTTGGGTGCATGTAAGTGCCATTGTGGCTTTCATTCCCTATCTGTTGTTCATGTACAGCTTGACGGGAAAGCCCTTTTTCTGGGGGAATCAAGGAGGAGAAATTCTGTACTGGAAAACCTCTCCCCATGCAGGTGAATTCGGAAGCTGGTTCCAATCTGCCAAAGTCCTCCGGGGAGACCGGATTCCAGATCTCACAGCCTCTGGGAACGAACAGCTCATCGAGCGTCATCAATCGGTATTTCAATCGATTCAAGGCAAGTCCTTCATCGAGCAAGACGAAGCGCTCAAGGCAATAGCCAAGGAGAATTTGAAAAAGCACCCCGAAGCATTTGTTGCCAATTCCGCTGCGAGTTTTGTGAGGCTTTGGTTTAACTTCCCATTCTCCTACACCCCGCAAAAGATGACTACGCTGTTTCATCTGATTCCGGGGATGCTCCTATTGGTGATGTTGGGAATCAGTCTGTTGATCGGGCTGTGGAACCTGCCACGAATGCCCATGCCGTTGGTTTATGGCATGTTGTTCGCAATGATATACATCGGCGGAATCACGCTGCTCAACGGTCGTACGCGCCACTTGATTCCGATCATGCCGATCCTGATATGGTTCATCAGCTATGTTTGGACCCATTGGATCAAACTGTCCATAGCGGGGCCATCTTCTCCTGAATTCTCACAAACAAACACCTGA
- a CDS encoding family 16 glycosylhydrolase, with product MKRPIRITAQVIAITLCLMALNSGCEEAEPEPEIQVSLPLDMLTVSEADGTLEIPVSLSETPAEALQISYELIGTGIDIGVDLVAPSGTLTIPAGEAGGLIALEILDDDEREANEEFILRIIDLPGYELGISSVKCLILDDDEAIAITDEGYEAASSYPGYELVWADEFDGNTLDSDNWTHEIGDNGWGNNEWQYYQPENTSVQDGYLVIEATETPAGSGKYYSSRIKSEDKQEFTFGRIDVRAKLPKGQGIWPAIWMLGADFSQVGWPACGEIDIMELVGHEPSTVHGTIHYGPAWPNNRYTGTSYTLDSGEFIDQFHVFSLIWKQNLLEFYVDDNLFQTLTPGDLGGQPWLFNKDFFFIMNCAVGGNWPGYPNATTIFPQLLVVDYVRVYQES from the coding sequence ATGAAACGACCTATCCGCATTACGGCACAGGTGATAGCTATAACCTTGTGCCTCATGGCCTTGAATTCTGGTTGCGAGGAGGCTGAGCCAGAACCAGAGATTCAGGTGAGCCTGCCTCTGGACATGCTTACAGTCTCCGAGGCCGATGGAACCTTGGAGATTCCTGTTTCCCTATCAGAGACTCCCGCCGAAGCTTTGCAGATTTCCTACGAATTGATCGGTACGGGAATCGATATCGGGGTCGATTTGGTGGCCCCTTCCGGCACCTTGACCATTCCCGCTGGGGAGGCTGGGGGATTGATTGCCCTCGAAATCCTAGATGACGATGAGCGGGAGGCCAATGAAGAATTCATCCTCCGAATCATAGATCTTCCCGGTTATGAATTGGGCATTTCTTCCGTAAAATGCTTGATTTTGGATGATGATGAGGCCATCGCCATTACGGATGAGGGATACGAGGCCGCATCGAGCTATCCCGGGTACGAGCTCGTTTGGGCCGATGAATTTGATGGGAATACCCTCGATTCGGACAATTGGACCCACGAAATTGGAGACAATGGTTGGGGCAATAATGAATGGCAATACTACCAACCCGAGAACACCAGCGTACAAGATGGCTATCTTGTGATCGAGGCCACTGAGACACCCGCAGGCTCTGGGAAGTATTATTCCTCCCGTATCAAGTCTGAAGACAAGCAGGAATTCACATTTGGACGGATCGATGTCCGGGCCAAGCTTCCCAAAGGTCAGGGGATCTGGCCAGCTATCTGGATGCTGGGCGCTGATTTCTCCCAAGTTGGTTGGCCTGCTTGCGGCGAAATCGACATCATGGAGCTGGTGGGACATGAGCCCAGTACCGTCCACGGAACCATCCATTACGGACCTGCTTGGCCCAACAATCGGTACACGGGCACTTCCTACACCTTGGACTCGGGGGAATTCATCGACCAATTCCACGTTTTCTCCCTCATCTGGAAGCAAAATCTATTGGAGTTTTATGTGGATGACAATCTCTTCCAGACGCTCACGCCTGGAGATTTGGGAGGACAACCTTGGCTTTTCAACAAGGACTTCTTCTTCATCATGAATTGTGCGGTAGGCGGCAATTGGCCCGGATATCCCAATGCCACCACCATCTTCCCTCAATTGCTGGTGGTCGATTATGTGCGGGTGTATCAGGAGAGTTAA
- a CDS encoding helix-turn-helix domain-containing protein produces the protein MSEREPIKTYHHVHAASHQSAFSLARMDRQYERLGGTPSPPHRHDFYTLMWIHRGQGRHIIDFQDFELGERQVYFVSPGQVHQLIEEAPTDGWALTFSEEFLDRNHIDPDFIADLNLFRSYGVSPPLEVPTAQVSSMDGWIKGMEHWCETDSPLADQAIGAYLKLMLIQCHQICPSPPLAEHPQHHAGISILKQFRELVERHIRQQHQVAFYAEQLAITPDHLNKTIKSLIGKSAKSYLQDRIIIDAKRQLRFSDDTTKQIGYSLGFSDPAYFSHFFKKCVGVSPVQFRKEIV, from the coding sequence ATGTCCGAGCGGGAACCTATCAAAACCTACCATCACGTCCATGCCGCATCCCACCAGTCCGCATTTTCGCTGGCTCGGATGGATCGGCAGTACGAGCGATTGGGGGGTACTCCTTCCCCACCCCACCGCCATGATTTCTACACCCTCATGTGGATTCATCGAGGACAGGGACGTCATATCATCGATTTTCAGGACTTTGAGCTGGGCGAGCGTCAGGTCTATTTCGTAAGTCCCGGGCAGGTGCATCAGCTCATAGAGGAAGCCCCAACCGATGGATGGGCCCTGACTTTTTCGGAGGAATTTCTGGACCGCAACCACATCGATCCTGATTTTATCGCAGACCTCAACCTGTTTCGCAGCTATGGCGTTTCCCCTCCTCTTGAAGTGCCTACAGCGCAAGTTTCCAGCATGGACGGATGGATCAAAGGCATGGAGCACTGGTGTGAGACCGATAGCCCGCTAGCGGATCAAGCCATTGGGGCATACCTCAAACTCATGCTCATTCAGTGCCATCAAATCTGCCCATCACCACCTTTGGCGGAGCATCCACAGCACCATGCCGGCATTTCCATCTTGAAGCAGTTTCGCGAATTGGTGGAGCGTCATATCCGTCAGCAGCATCAAGTGGCCTTCTACGCGGAGCAATTGGCCATCACTCCCGATCACCTCAATAAGACGATCAAATCCCTCATCGGCAAATCCGCCAAAAGCTACCTTCAGGACCGCATCATCATCGATGCCAAGCGCCAACTCCGATTCTCCGACGACACCACCAAACAGATCGGTTATTCGCTTGGGTTTTCCGATCCCGCCTATTTCAGCCACTTCTTCAAAAAATGCGTGGGAGTCTCTCCAGTTCAATTTCGCAAGGAGATTGTCTAG
- a CDS encoding ABC transporter ATP-binding protein codes for MAKSESKVGKALDMQLVRRMLKYVRPYRRRFALALFLTILLAILTPARPILVQRTLDHEVMTGNLPGLQLMMLILVGLLIFQGLVMYVNTYLTNWLGQSIIRDIRQQVYDHILSLRLQFFDRTPIGTLQTRTISDVETLNDVFTSGLVRILGDLLQLVAIVSAMLIVNWKLALAVLTTLPLLLGATWVFKNKVKSAFQVVRSAVSEMNAFLQEHLSGMNVIHIFSREEREAGKFDDINKKLRTANIRSVMYYAVYFPVVEIITALTMAILVSYGAAKVMDESLRFGELVAFIMFTQMFFRPVRMLADQFNTLQLGMVSAERIFKVLDTQEFIPDEGELTEAPVGADRNVSIEFQDVSFAYNEPEWVLHNIDLKIKAGQKVALVGSTGSGKTTMINLLNRFYEIQQGDILVNGVSIKSMKIEALRSLTGVVLQDVFLFSGSIADNITLNNPEISRETVIESAKRVGAHDFIMELPGQYDYEVRERGATLSMGQRQLISFARVMAYDPRVLVLDEATANIDTESEEIIQHAIDTVLAGRTSIIIAHRLSTIQKADNIVVLKKGKIIESGSHEALLKHEGDYFELYQMQFA; via the coding sequence ATGGCAAAATCTGAATCCAAGGTAGGAAAGGCGCTGGACATGCAGCTGGTCCGCCGAATGCTGAAATACGTCCGCCCCTATCGCCGCCGCTTCGCCCTCGCGTTGTTTCTCACCATCCTTCTGGCCATTCTCACGCCTGCTCGCCCGATATTGGTGCAGCGGACATTGGATCACGAGGTCATGACGGGTAATCTCCCCGGGCTCCAACTGATGATGCTGATCTTGGTTGGGCTCTTGATCTTCCAGGGACTCGTGATGTATGTGAATACGTACTTGACGAATTGGCTTGGGCAGAGCATCATTCGGGACATCCGCCAGCAGGTTTATGACCATATCCTGAGCTTGCGGCTGCAGTTTTTTGACCGGACACCCATCGGGACCCTCCAGACTCGTACCATCTCGGATGTGGAAACGCTCAACGACGTATTCACCTCTGGGCTCGTTCGGATCTTAGGAGACTTGCTGCAATTGGTGGCCATTGTCTCCGCCATGCTGATTGTGAATTGGAAATTGGCGCTGGCGGTATTGACGACGCTTCCCTTGTTGCTGGGAGCGACTTGGGTATTCAAGAACAAGGTGAAATCCGCTTTTCAGGTGGTGCGAAGTGCTGTCAGTGAGATGAATGCGTTCCTGCAAGAGCATTTGAGCGGGATGAATGTGATCCACATATTCAGCCGGGAGGAGCGAGAAGCAGGGAAATTCGACGACATCAACAAGAAATTGCGCACCGCGAACATCCGCTCCGTGATGTATTATGCGGTCTATTTCCCTGTGGTGGAGATTATCACGGCTTTGACGATGGCGATCTTGGTGTCCTATGGCGCCGCGAAAGTGATGGACGAATCCCTCCGATTTGGAGAACTGGTGGCATTCATCATGTTTACCCAGATGTTCTTCCGGCCGGTCCGGATGCTGGCGGATCAGTTCAATACCCTTCAGTTGGGCATGGTGAGTGCAGAGCGAATCTTCAAGGTGCTGGATACCCAGGAATTCATTCCAGATGAGGGGGAATTGACCGAGGCTCCCGTCGGAGCGGATCGCAATGTCTCCATCGAGTTTCAGGACGTGAGTTTTGCCTATAACGAGCCTGAATGGGTACTTCACAATATCGACTTGAAAATCAAGGCTGGCCAAAAGGTGGCATTGGTAGGATCTACAGGATCAGGGAAAACAACCATGATCAACCTCCTGAACAGGTTCTATGAAATCCAACAAGGGGATATCTTGGTCAATGGTGTCTCTATCAAGTCCATGAAAATCGAAGCGCTCCGATCTCTTACGGGGGTGGTGCTGCAAGATGTCTTCCTGTTCTCAGGGTCGATTGCCGACAATATTACGCTCAACAATCCTGAGATCAGTCGTGAAACCGTCATTGAATCTGCCAAACGTGTAGGCGCGCATGACTTCATCATGGAGCTGCCGGGGCAGTACGATTATGAGGTCCGCGAACGCGGGGCGACCCTTTCCATGGGGCAACGCCAATTGATCTCTTTTGCGCGGGTGATGGCCTATGATCCTCGGGTATTGGTTTTGGATGAGGCGACTGCGAATATCGATACCGAGTCGGAGGAGATCATCCAACATGCCATTGACACGGTTCTGGCAGGGCGTACGAGCATTATCATTGCCCACCGATTGTCGACCATTCAGAAGGCTGACAATATCGTGGTATTGAAAAAGGGAAAAATCATCGAATCTGGCTCCCATGAGGCTTTGTTGAAACATGAGGGCGATTATTTTGAACTGTATCAGATGCAGTTTGCCTGA
- a CDS encoding GNAT family N-acetyltransferase produces MDLSQLTITQNPDRKRYEMQVGDEIAFMEYILRKEEEMYITHTEVPKSLEGKGIGSKLAALVLEDMRKQGLKLVPLCPFMSYYIKEHPDDWDILSDQVSHKFK; encoded by the coding sequence ATGGATTTATCTCAACTGACCATCACCCAAAACCCTGACCGTAAGCGCTATGAAATGCAGGTAGGGGACGAAATTGCCTTCATGGAATACATCCTTCGCAAAGAGGAAGAGATGTACATCACCCACACCGAAGTCCCTAAGTCGCTGGAAGGAAAGGGAATCGGCTCCAAGTTGGCAGCCCTCGTGCTGGAAGATATGCGTAAGCAAGGACTCAAACTGGTACCGCTCTGTCCGTTTATGTCCTATTACATCAAGGAGCATCCCGATGATTGGGACATCCTCTCAGATCAGGTTTCCCACAAATTCAAATGA
- a CDS encoding GtrA family protein: MSAQASDLTSLPKLNQQIFSFALIGGLCYLIVIGLLYLFHDMLGWEINLSNALASLIVIGINYILNVKFVFERGRHSRTKEISAFVLFTGMGFGLNLLLMYGMTALHPLQFWDQSYLADTSDAPKIAAMFYIFYKTCGVGAVSVFNFLTRKFFVFKG; this comes from the coding sequence ATGTCTGCCCAGGCTTCCGACCTGACTTCCTTGCCCAAACTCAATCAGCAAATCTTTTCGTTCGCCTTGATCGGAGGATTGTGCTATCTGATCGTGATCGGTCTGTTGTACCTATTCCACGACATGCTGGGTTGGGAGATCAATCTGTCCAATGCGCTTGCCTCCCTGATCGTGATTGGGATCAACTACATCCTGAATGTCAAATTCGTCTTTGAGCGTGGACGGCATTCAAGGACCAAGGAGATTTCCGCATTTGTGCTATTCACAGGGATGGGATTCGGACTCAATCTGCTGCTGATGTACGGGATGACAGCGCTTCACCCGCTTCAATTTTGGGATCAATCCTATTTAGCGGATACCAGCGATGCACCCAAGATTGCAGCGATGTTCTACATTTTCTACAAGACTTGTGGAGTGGGAGCAGTATCGGTTTTCAACTTCCTCACGCGAAAATTCTTCGTGTTCAAGGGCTGA